Genomic DNA from Alosa alosa isolate M-15738 ecotype Scorff River chromosome 6, AALO_Geno_1.1, whole genome shotgun sequence:
CAACGGTGAGAACCAGCCATTCTTCCTCTAACATTCCTAGTGTACATCAAAGGAACCATTTATTCCCCTCTTAACAATCCAttcagatcttttttttaaTCGGTTGTAAATAACTGAATGAATATTATGTAAAAGTTCCTGCTTTTAACCTTTCTGGTAAAGCAGTGGTGCTATGAATTTCTTTGGTATACTTGCAGATGGATTGGTGAAAAGACTAGAGGAGCTTGAGAAAACTGCAGAGCTCTACAAAGGTAACTTTGTTTTTCTTGCTTTATTAAGACCTGTTAGAAGAATATAACCCCCCTGACTAATCAATAATATGTGGCACGCCTTCTGATATCTAATCGGAGGCGAAAGATTAGAATTTCAGCTGTTCGCTGTCTGATCAGTGCCCTCCTCCTCTTGCACAGGACTGATGGAGCACACCAAGCGGCTACTCAGAGCTTTTTTTGAGCTCTCTCAAACTCACAGAGGTAAGGGGGTCCAAGTTTTGCTCTTGTTTTACTGGGTGTGGTTAGTAAGACTGGTGAAAACAGACCCATATTTACAGCATTTAGTCTTTTATTGTGGTTAATATAATCCTAATGAAATCTGGGTTGATCACCAATAGGCTGACTGAACTAGGCCAGTAGTTGCCCTAGTTGGGCTTTAGTCCAATCCATTGATAAGAGAAAATTAAATGCATTCATGAAAATGTAGGTAAATCAAatctgtgtgcatttctgtaTGCTGTGTTTTGACAATTTAAAATGAATAGCTTCCTGAATGAATAATTGCATTATGTCCAATGCAAATTGAGAGTTGATTCACCCCCCCCTAGTGAATCAATTGCCTATTTAACTTTTTAAAGTTGTATGGAAACCCAGCTACTTCGGGCCTTCAGCCAAGGATCTGTGTGTAGGGctacaaacattacatttagcgTTGACATGACATTGCATTTAGCGTTGACCAATTCGTCGATGGGGCTAATGGAAGTTGACAGCTGGGGCATGTCAGCATGTAATACTTGAACTTCAGCTATGTAAGCAACCTCATTGTTGTCTGATTGTTTTAATTCCCATCTCCTTGTTCTGGATGTGTCCACCAGCCTTTGGGGACGTCTTCTCTGTGATTGGTGTGCGGGAACCCCAGGCTGCTGCGAGCGAGGCCTTTGTGAAGTTTGCCGAGGCGCACCGTAACATCGAAAAATATGGCATCCAGTTGCTGAAGACCATCAAACCAGTTAGGAGATGTCACACTCTTCATTCACATATTCTTCTACACGCTACTAAAGATTGTTGAAAGTTTAGAAACATCACTGAATtgaatcctctctctcttttgtgcaGATGCTTCACGATCTGAACACCTACCTGCATAAGGCCATCCCTGACACCAAGCTTACCATACGCAAGTACCTGGATGTCAAGTTTGAGTACCTggtaaaacaaaaacagcagttTCTCACCATATTAGCTATATCAATAAGTAATTTCCAAGGCCATATGTATATTTTGCTCTGATAAAGGCATAATCTGTACATTCAAATAACATTTGACATCATGATTTCTCTTGGTGTTGTCTAGGCTGCGTTTGTGCTGATATACCAAATGTGTTTCCCCCCCTAGTCCTACTGTCTGAAAGTGAAGGAGATGGATGATGAAGAGTACAGCTGTATTGTAAGAGTCCTTTTTTGATTCAATTTAAAGTACTCAAATGTTGTATTGGTAATGCTGTTGAGGACCACCAACACATTTAGGGGCATGTTTTGAACTATGGTGAACCGTACAAAAAATACCATACAGTTATTCATTGCACTGTAAAGCATTGTACATTGTCTCATTAATATTACAGTCAACTACTTTATTTCCATTATATGTTATGAAGCATAGGTGTttcatgatatgtgtgtgtctctctctcttgtgtgtgctttctttctttctttctttctttctttctttctttctttctctttctcgtcctcttcctctctctcttcctctctctctctgtttatgtgtgtaaccTCCACCAGGCCCTGGGAGAGCCCATGTACAGAGTGAGCACGGGGAACTATGAGTACCGGCTGGTCTTGCGCTGTCGCCAGGAGGCACGGGCCCGCTTTGCCAAGATGAGGAAAGACGTGCTGGAGAAGATTGAACTGCTGGACCAGAAACATGGTCTGTACTGTGTGGCACTAAATGTTCAGTCTTTCTGGCTAACTTTCTTCTCATTatctctgtgttttttccttACTCTCGTCTTCCCCTTACTTCCCCTTAATCTCTCCATTTATCTGGCCCCATCTCCCTCTGCGTTTCCAGTTGTTGCTTCTATCCTTTAGTCCTGTTATTACTCTCTGTTGATTTAATTTATTTCTGTCAGCAAATCCCCTagatcacacatactgtagattgTAATGACATGGGTCTACTCAATGTATGTAACTATAAAGAATAATCTGCACAGTGCACACCAATCGCCAAGCAAATAGATTCTTTTAATCTGTGATGTTTTGGGGCAAGCCCGCATGCAAGCGCGTCTGAGAAAGAGTTTGCCCCAAAATGTCACTGATTAAAAGAATACATTTGCTTGGGAGCGATTGGTGTGCAGACTTTTCTTTACagttccttctttttttttggcccATCACCCAGTTTAGACTTCTTGGATGTGCGTGCTTGCTGGACTTTTATCTACTcaatgtgttctctctctccctcccccttctttctttctgtctataTCTAgatctatctctttctcatttTGTTCACTATACTCTCTTTTTTGTTCTCTAGTCCAGGACATTGTATTCCAGCTGCAGCGCTTCGTCTCAGGCATGTCTCGTTACTATGATGAGTGCTACGCAGTGCTGAAGGAGGCTGATGTCTTTCCCATCGAGGTGGACCTCTCTCGCACCATGATCAACTATGGCAGCCAGTCGCAGGCATACacggacgaggaggaggaagaggaagaagaagctgGAGACAAGAGCTCCGCCCAGCAGACAGAGAATGGGGCTGAGAAGTTGATAGATgatgaatgactgaatgaatgaatgaatgacagtAAATGAATGGTCATACAGTTACACTCAGAGGCATCAAACAACCCTTCCCTCCCTGATAGCTGCTGTTCTTTCATCCTATTGTATTTACCAATCTTGAAGATATCTTACTTTCCACAGATTGTGTGGGCATTATGTGACTAACATTTGCAGAATCTTACAGTGCAGATTCTTGACTACTGTCTATGACAGCACAtcttcatctcaatatctcagaTCTACTGTTGTATCAGAGCCCCAAAGCTTTTTATGTTCATTAAGCGTTGTTTGTTGTAAAGGAGTGGTTAACATTAATTTGTTCTGAGTGAATGGGGGCGCTTGATGCCTCTGTTGGAATTGTATTTTGGGTGCCTTTGACATTAGTGTTTCACAATACTTTCAAACCCAATCCAAACATGTGTGCATGAAAGTAGTTTTTATGAAGGTACAATTAAAAGCAGAAATGTGTATATATTTACAGGTTCCTTTAAAGAAGGCAAAAGGCATTCCGATGAAAAGAAAATTGATTTTGCTCATTGAAATAAGCTCTTGAATAAGAATTCAAGCACTTTTAAGTTAGAAAAATGTTGGACACCTTACACTGTTACTCAAAGACTGGTGCCACATAATTAAATCAGTTTGCTAAACTGGATCTAACTGGATCTTGAATGGCACAATGTGTGATTCAATTCCGGTAAAATGTGGACATCAAAATACACTTCTTCCATCTGTGCTGCAGAAGCACTATGTTGGTTGGCTATGATTGTTTTGTCCAAGTTGGTATTTTTTCCCCCATACAATATTTACAGCTTGATATTTTACAAAAGTCTGTTGCTCATTCCACATCACTGGCAACATCTGCAGTCATCAAGAAACACTACACTGCACCAAAATAGTGTCAGTCCCCTGACAACCCATCCCATATTCTCACTGAGGTGTTTGAGCCCAGgggccatttaaaaaaaaaaaaaaaaaaagatttacatTATATTTTCCTTATATGTTGTTTACCTTTATCTCAGATCATGTAACTGTCTGGTCATGTCTCATGTAGTGTCTTTGTGCCTGGGAGATACAATAacaattaagaaatgtttttcTGCAAACATAATGCCAAATATATGGCAGTTAATTTTCAAAGAGTGTGTTTGTTCTATAAAGGGTCAATTATGTGGAGTAAAAATGTTGCCCTTTTCCACTAAGCACTACATTGCAAGATGGCCAATGCCTGTAACTAGATTGCACACTGATAATCAAGGGACCTATTTATCTTATTTATTTTccaatgttgtttttttattattgaagAAAATTCTAAACTAATCTTTTCTATTGCATCTTTATCGCTTTATTGTGCTCTTTATCATTGTTTTGCCCGTAATGTATTGTGGTTTCTTTCCACCTTATGAGTTTTTGTTGTAATCGTTTTAGTTTTGAGTTTCATCAATATAAAAGGTTTGCGGGTTCTTTTATGTGGGTGGTAAAAATTGTGTGTGAAGATGTGGATGTTTGATTTATATGCAAATATATAGTGTGCGTGTATTAAAAGTGTCTATAAAATCGTTTTGTGTTTAGAAGAAACGTTTCACTGCACTGATTAATTTTTCAACTTAGCCTACAGTTAGACTATGGAACATATTTGGTTTTATATTGTATCCATCAGCGAAGCTAAAGAAGACATGAGACTTAACTTTCCCTGTTCAGTCCAGTTATTAAATTAAGGCTACAGGCCTTCTAATTTAAAATGTATGTATAGTGATACATTATTTGAAGGGAAGCAATGATGGACCTTTTTCACAGCAGTCATTTTGACATGAAATAGTATGGCATGTCCATTGTTCAGATTTCTGCTCATCTAATGTTGAATGTCAGAATTTTTGATATTCAAAAACGTATCTTAATGGTACAGCTTAATTGCGCATCTATCGTATAGGCTAGACATTAAATATTTAAGACCACCAGATGGCGCCATAGATCAGTGGTAGTGCCGACAGCTTTCTCTGTATGACGTTTTCCGGTCCAACGTATGGGAAGAGAGGGTTACATGACGTCACAAACCAGCTGATTTGAGTCGTTACCTGTTAGTCTTGTCATTCGACATATATACAATCCAGCCCCTTTTTCCACTATCCCCGCCCCAGTGGCCTAATGGATAAGGCACTGGCCTCCTAAGCCAGGGATTGTGGGTTCGAGTCCCATCTGGGGTGAAACATTTTTCACTATGATTGAAACAAATAGCACTATGCAAGCACAGTTGGTTGTCTTGTTATATCggaatctgaaaaaaaatgtcctCGTAGAGAATTCCCAGAATTCACATAGATCGCTGACAACCAATTGGAATACGTCCTAATCTGTTCAACCAATAAACACCTTTCCCTCTCCACAAGCTAACAACTTTCATTTCCCGAAGTCTCAGTCTTGGTTCTCCTTTTACCACAAACTTCAGGCTACCGGGGTCTGTTCCGTCGAAGACATGGGTGTAGAAAAACAGTTATTAATAACTTATCTAGTGTTAGTGACAATAACTTTCGTCGCAGCAGAAAGTAAGTGGAACGTAACACGAGTGGCCTTTGATGATAACAAACTTAATCCGTTTAAGGTTGTTCACTTGCCATTAGCTATATCGATTTAAAGGTCACAATGTCTCTCTAAGTGACCTTTCAAAACCAGCAAACAGGGCGCTACAAATCTGGGCAATCTATGCAGCCAATTTACTCTATGAAGTAGCACCGATCTGATGCAGTCTGTTGTCTCCTACAGCTGAGCAAACGTAGCCTACTAGATTGCTTTGTTTTTGAACATTTTAGGACTACGATTGGCCACCGCCTACTGGGATGCTACCCATAAAGCTGTACTCTTGAAAGACGGAGTGTTGGAGAAAGAAGGAGATGCTTATGGATTTTTCAACGACTCGCTTTCCAACACCGGCTGGGGAGTTCTGGAGCTACGAGCAGGTTATGGAAAGACCCAAGAAAGGGACGATGTCACCTATTTTCTCGCAGGATACCTAGAAGGTTTCCTCACAGCTGAGTAAGCGTTTCTCTCTTAGAAcgcaaaatagcctaggctaccgcTAAGTCGTCCCCTAAATGTTTGTTTGCTTTAACAGGAAGATGTATGATAACTACAACAATCTGTACCCCCAGCTGATCAAAGACTCAAAGACGCTGATGGTTGTGAAGGATTTCATGAAGTCAGTTTCATTTGTTTCCCCATTTCATACTAAAATCTTCAAATGAAAGCACAGCATTATCAAGCTGTCTATAATACAATTATGGTATCTGTGTGCTCCAGTAAGCAAGACAATTGGACCAGGCAACAGGTTAAACTGAACAAGGCTGATCCAATCTGGCAGCATGCGGGCTTCTTAGTGGCTCAGACAGATGGCCTTCAAGCAGGGGTTGCCCATTGGGCCAAAAGCCAAGGGAAAACTGTAAGTGGTAATCGATAGAGTGGATATTGTTCTCATTACTATTTtctatttagttattttttgtgTGCTTGTTATTTGACCACTTAGTTGGACAATGAATTAGCAATATGAAAAGtactaacattacatttcagtTGCCATTGAGACTAATGAGAATGCGTCTGAGGGTCTCTCACAAATAGCTCTTGATCTGTCTtctgccttcctccacagccgtTGTCATTGTTTGCAGTGCAGTTCCTGAATG
This window encodes:
- the pick1 gene encoding PRKCA-binding protein, coding for MFTDMDYELEEDKLGIPTVPGTVILQKDAQNLIGISIGGGAQYCPCLYIVQVFDNTPAALDGTLAAGDEITGVNSKTVKGKTKVEVAKMIQAVQGEVTIHYNKLQADPKQGKSLDIVLKKVKHRLVENLSSGTADALGLSRAILCNDGLVKRLEELEKTAELYKGLMEHTKRLLRAFFELSQTHRAFGDVFSVIGVREPQAAASEAFVKFAEAHRNIEKYGIQLLKTIKPMLHDLNTYLHKAIPDTKLTIRKYLDVKFEYLSYCLKVKEMDDEEYSCIALGEPMYRVSTGNYEYRLVLRCRQEARARFAKMRKDVLEKIELLDQKHVQDIVFQLQRFVSGMSRYYDECYAVLKEADVFPIEVDLSRTMINYGSQSQAYTDEEEEEEEEAGDKSSAQQTENGAEKLIDDE